aaggtcgggataccattagctaagaattaagaaagaggacattcctaagactgcgtttgggactcgttatggacactacgagttccttgttatgccatttggattgactaacgcgcCAACTGCATTTATGTatctaatgaataggatatttaagccttatttagaccactttgtgattgtatttattgatgatcttctggtatattcaaaagggctTAAAGAGCATGAACAACATTTAAGGATAGTTTTGCATACCCTAAGAGAGCATAAgctgtatgccaagtttagtaagtgtgagttctggctggaccagataatatttttagggtatGTGGTATCAGGagaaggaattgcagtagactcggcaaaagttgaaatggtagtaaattggTCGAGACCGACAACACCTACtgaatacgaagtttcttaggactggctggttattatagaaggtttattgaaggattttcacgatCGGCAGGTCttttaactaaattgacccgaaagaatgtgaaatttgaatggaatggggaatgtgaaaggagtttccaggagcttaaaaggaaattgacctcAGCTCCAACCCTGACTATACCgactggacctgatggttttatagtatatagtgatgcatctcacaaaggacagggatgtgttttgatgcaacatggcaaggtcatagcctatgcatctagacaattgaaaccccatgaactgAATTACCCAATGCATGATTTATaactagcagctatagtgtttgccttgaagatatggagacactatttgtatggggagaagtttgagatttatacggatcataagagcttgaaatatctgttctcacaaaaggagttgaacatgagacaaaggaggtggatggagttgttaaaagattatgattgtgagataagataccaTCTAAGGAAAGCGAATAgggtagcggatgctcttagtcgtaagtcggctatggaaatggctagtttAAGGATGGCAGAATGGGGGTTGTTAAAGTCTGTAGCAGACTCGgagtttaaattggaaatggattgttttaatggtatgcttagtgcattaagaatAGAACCCGAGATTATTCAGAGAGTTAAAATCttgcaagaatctgacccagagattttgaaagtgaaagatgctgtgtctttaggaaaaagaccagaatttcatgTCTCTGAAGATGGAGCGGTGAGATGCCAAGGACGACTCTGTGTTCCCAACAATgaagaattaaagaaggaaattctgtcgaagacacataagagtaattatagtattcatccgggtagtacaaagatgtacaggaatttacgtcagcagttttggtggaatggtatgaaggcaaatacggctaagcacgtttctcaatgtttgacgtgccatcaagtaaaagcggagcatcgtaaacccgcaggGTTCTTGAGATCATTAGacataccagaatggaaatgggagcatataacaatggactttgtgcaaggattgccaaggacatcaagtggtcatgATTCTATCTGGGTAATAGTGGACCGTTTGACTAAATCGGCTCATTTCCTAGcggttcgcatggactacccaatggataaatATGCGGATATATATGTAGGTCAAGTAGTACGcctacatggtgttccagtgactaTTACCTCAGATTGGGATTCGagatttacttcgaacttttggtgaaatcttcaaattgcattaggaactaagcttcagtttagtaTAGCTTTTCATCCCTAgacagatggacaaacagaaagagtaatccataCATTATaggatatgttgagggcttgtgtaattgatttcaaaggaaattgggatgaaagattgcatttggtggagtttgcctataataatagtttccagaaaagtataggcatggctccttatgaagcattatatggaaggagatgtaggactcctgtctgctggaatgaagtaggtgaaagaaaattgacaagacctgaactggtacaagttaccactgaagctgttgaaattatcaggaaaagacttaaaacagctcagagtaggtagaaagactacgcagataggcgtagaaggcctttggaatttagcgtgggagaccatgtattccttaaagtatctctaatgaaagggatatctcgatttgggatggagggtaagttaagccctagatttgttggaccttttgaaatactcgaaaggataggggatgtagcttatcgcttAGCACTACCtcctaagttgggaaatttgcatgatgtgtttcatgtatcgataagaaaaatattttctaagactttaccacttaggcatgcatcacttaccgacctataaatccatcaaatatgaatttgCCTTTAAATTCGGACAAACTTATTTCATATTTCTGTTTCATCGTTGTCATCAAATGCtcatttgctttaaaaaaatattcgtttggattttaaaaagaagcaaaagagaaaagaagcaaagtatATATAGCCCTCATGAGAATCTTCCAGTTGAGTAGCCTGCTCTCCCCCAAcgtcttttgtgttctaataaactaaaaaaaaaaaaaagaagcaaagcatgcagagacatttacttgagcaatgtACAACTGCGAGGTagagtaaataaaaataataataagcaaGAGTGCAAAGTGCGAACTTGAGATCGACAAGCTCAAGGTTCGCCTAGCAATAGccaacgactagccaagaaataagaaaatgagaaacaaagaaaagaaaataaatagaaaagaaaaaggaaattaaaaaataattcgaataaaaaaagaaaagaagaaaaaaaatgaaaataaggaagtgaggatttatagaggtgtgagataagagagatcaagtgaggaaaatatttttcatttttcaaaagtggaaaatattttcccctaatttagaagacttttttcttttcatgaaaaaaatcttgcctaaggaattcattttccgtgaaatgaacactggaaaatctggaaaacgtttttctggaaattatttttgagtttttgtttATAGATAGATATACTTGCATCTTAaactagagaaagaaaatatcagAGCCACATTTAAGTTAAAACTCGAAAATCTTCTCAGATCTTGATATACTCTTCAAAAAAACTTCCACGCCGTGCCATGCATCGTGCTAATTCTTACCCCGGCTCGCCTGTTGGATTTCTGCTTATTTGAACGGTTCATGAATTCGAGCTCAAGCCCGCGAGATTGTTGAGCTCAGGGTGGGCAAAGCTTTGTTTGATATCGGCGGCGATGGAGGCGACCGCAGAGCTCGACGACAGGCAgaatagaggagagagaagacatGCACTGCAGGGCTTGGGGTTGCAACGGTATGGTGGCAATAGACAGTAGACACTGCCGCCCATCTTCTTGGGGTTGTTATTTAAAAgacgtttatttatttatttatttattttgttgttgttttcaaTCTGATCATGTATATGTGTATAAAAGATAACTCATAAAAAAGATTTGATGGTGATATGCccaataaaaatgtaaaagtcTATAAACACGCGATTgagttaaaaaattatctatgataaattttttctagattttattgGACAGTTATTCCATAAATTTGCTTGACAATGTAGAAAATAATTAGGTTTCTtcgaaatttctcttttcaacaaaaataatttttatagtagtaaaatctaaaactaaaaagaaaacacaatgcCTTTAACATATATGAGATATCCACAATACACAGGAACAAAACATGTGATATTCTTATTTATGGCAACCAAATCCTACATAtagaaaaactaacaaaacaaggaaagtaaataaattgggGGCTACctttttaaattgcaattgaataattaaaaggcaacttttctttttaatgaaaatgggggtggatttagtcataaaagGGGTGAAAATAGCGTCACCCGTGAAAAAAATTAGCATAGTTGAAATGAAGTCTACGTGAATGATTTATTTCTTTCGATGCGATTTTTCCAACCGTAGTTGGACATGAAGTCTGCATGGCATAGTGAAACAATGAACTTTTTCTTTGGCAAGAAAAAAATGCTTTACTGTGATTTCAAACTGAATTGCAACATTATGGACACTAATTATGTTCAACTATAATATAAATTGCAGCCCTTCATGTCAGTTTCCGGTGAATTTTCATCCTTTGCAGGTTTTATCGAGGATATAAAAGAGAAACCACATAGAATGAAATTTGCAAGATTTCGTTTCCTTAATTTGCACGATGTgcgaaaatggaaaagagactACATTATAAGATCTCAAGTTCGTAAGAATCTTGAAAAATCTTGATACATGTCATCGCCATCATTTCTTGCGGTTACCTGTCGAGTTCATTAAGATCTCGACCCCCATACCATAAGGAAGATAGAGAAGGAAGATGCAGCTTCTTCTCGCAGCTCCATTTGCCGCAACGCTCTTCTGTATCTTGCTTTCGTCCACCTCAGCGGCGGACTGTGGAGCCGGAAACAATGGGCTCAAGGGCAACACGATCACCGTCGACCAGCACGGCGGCGGACACTTCACCTCGGTTCAAGCGGCTATCGACTCCGTTCCCTCAGGCAACAACGAGTGGATTAGCATCCGAATAAATCCCGGGACATATAAGTATCGTCTTCCGTGCTCGTAGTTTTTGAGTTTACGTTGTTCTTGTCGCCTGTCGAAGTCGATGCGTGCGTTGGTTAGAAAGTTCTAAGGGTTGATCACATGTTTCAGAGAGATGGTGACCATCCCGCCGGACAAGCCGTGCATCTTTCTTCAAGGAAAGGGCCGTGATTCGACAATAATTACGTACAATTCTCATGAACAAACAGATACGAGTGCTACTTTCACTTCCAGCCCGGACAACATAGTCGTCCAAGGCATTACTTTTAAGGTCGGTGCCGCTTTCGTGTTCCGAATAGATACATGATTGGCATTTGTTCCTCGCAGATGATTCTGCAGGCATTAACTTCTTTCCTCGTTTCGTTGTTCGCAGAATTCGTACAACCGGTACTGGAAAGAGTCCAACGAGCCGCCTCTAGTTCAAGCGTTGGCGGCGAGGGTATACGGAGATAAGTGCGTGTTCTTCGAATGCGGATTCCTGGGGTTGCAAGATACGTTGTGGGACGTGCAGGGCCGGCATTACTACGGCTCATGCTACATGGAGGGCGCGATCGACTTCATCTTCGGCAGTGGCCAATCCATTTTCGAGGTACAACGCGATGGTATAGCATGGATAGCAGGCAGTTCCGATCAAAAGCCGTCTAGATTAAGCAATTTGCCCTAAAACTAATCAAAATATCAGTAATGGTTAGTTTTGTTCGATGTACATATCCGATGTCTGAAACGGTTGAAATCTTCACACATGTAGGACTGTACCATGAACGTCACGGCTACTTTGCCGCCCTACCGTCTTCAATACAGTTGCATCACAGCTCAGGGTCGAGCATCGCCTGGCGACCCAAGCGGGTTCGTGTTCGAACGGGGTGCCGTCATCGGGAGCGGTCCATATCTCCTAGGGAGGGCATATGGTCCTTATTCCAGGGTCGTATTTCATAAGACATTGCTGTCGGCCGGTGTGGCGCCGCAAGGTTGGGATCCTTGGTATTTTCAGGGACGCAAGTAAGTTCACTCGACCGAAGATCTCGCTTGATCTCACTGTTTCGATCGATTTCTTTGTGCTCCTTCGCCCGATTGATCATCTGGTTAAATATCTCTTCGGGTGAATTCCAGGGACAACATCATGTATGCCGAGGTGGATTGTGAAGGAACAGGTTCGGACACTTCACAGAGGGTACAGTGGGAGAAGCATCTCGACAAGACACAGCTTCAATATTTCTCCAGATCATACTTCCTTGATCAAGAAGGATGGCTTGCCAACACTCCATTAGGGAAAACATTCGAGTCCTAACGAAAACAAATGGATTCGTTTTACCGTTGACATGATCTCTTAGGTAGATATTTTCCGATGCTATTTCGACGGATGATCTGCAATTACATTTTTAAGGTAGACTTTCTCGTCATGAAAAGAGAtcatatgaaattattttcttcctcACATGTTTTATCTTTTCCTGTATAAATGTTGGTAAGAAATGCATCTTCTCATTGTTTGgattttcttaccttttttttttgtagatcaaattggattttcttactcttctttttttggtcgaaggatttttttacttcaaattactGTATATAAAGCCAATGAATTGTAGCATATATATAAGATAAATAACGTAATTcttctatttcaaataagaataatcaaacaaacaaaaagttctatttgtttcgtaaaaaatgaatgattcaaaatacattttcttataaatattgAGCGTAAACTGATCAAGATCGATGCTACCATTTGGAAGAACTCAATAGATTCAGCAGTCGACCCCGCGGGAAGAAGCACTCGATGCTGGACCCAAATCGGCCCCTCGCCGTAAAAAGAACCGCCAAATCGCAAACCCCACTTCCTAGAGACATGCTATGCAGAACAAGAACGAAGAACATCGATGTTCCCGGAATTCATGGAATATCTTTGAAAATATGAAGCTttgcccttcttcttctgctccttTAAAGTTCGTTTTCACTAGAATTGGACTTCGGTTTTTGCACTTAAGGGTGTCCGGGGTAACAGGAATTGTGGAAATGGCGGATGCTTTTGCTGATTTCATGACGTTTTGCTATCCGAGGCAAAGAGAAAAGTGCGGTTCTATGTCCGATTTTTATAGACCTTTCAAACTTCCATCCAATCCATCGATTTTTGGGACTAGCCATGCacgggaaaattatccaaataatcataaatctattatacttttatcaattgaatcttaaacttttcgattttaccaatttaatcttaaatctttttatattttgttaattcaatcctaaacattttcatttctatcaagttgaatcaatccagttaattttgattgaaaattgatgaattgcatAGCCGACGCTAacgtggcactttttaaataatattttgtccAAAGCTCACAAGGGGTGCAATGCCCTTGCCCAGGGTTGATGAGAATCTATTGGCCCAGTTGGTTAGCAACGCTTTTCAGCTAGATCCAAACCCcccaaaaacattaaaaaaaaattattacaaaaatgtcATGTCGGCGTCGATCGTCCACAttaataattttctattaaaattgactagataaattaaattaacaagaagtaaaaaaatttagaactgaaatGACAAAACTGAAATGTTTATGACAGAAttgagaaaaatgtaataaatttaagacttttcgGATAAAATTTCCAATCCTACCCGTCGGATCAAATGGggagaaacaaaaatttcaaaaccatCTCAACTTCAAACAAAACATGGTcttttttcgaaagaaaaccCCATTAAGAGTCCGAGCTAATTTTCGCCAACCCAGCAAGCTGAATTGGGTCAACGTGCAAgatattttggacaaaattatgAGTGCATCCCTAATCTTCGCTAACCCCGCAAATTGGACTGGGTCaaaatttcgaccaaaaaaaaaaagcctgaGCCAAAAGCAAGACcttttggacaaaattgtccCTCGCTTTGGCCCCCGGAATGAGTACGTAACTTGCACGACAGGccatttaggatttttatgtggtgacatgtcaaacactgtccattttattttttcgttactcagaataaaaaataatataaattttcttaataacACTTTTATTTCGAGAAATGGATTTATGATAGAATCACGAAgtaaaattttttagaataatttaaaaaaatcaagcatctttttttcttttttaaattttgaaaaaaaaatttacgcCTATATTAAAcgcatttttattcaaaaaatatcaattttatataattattaaacgcttttaaatactcaaaaattcatttatgaaataaaataagaaaaaatcatctttgaacataaattattttggaaatagTCGATAAGATCAAGGCCCAAACTCTTATTCGAGATGATGACTTTcatatctgaaaaaaaaaaattatcgattgatgAACTCGCTAATACATCTTCGGTTTCACAACCGCGAAGGAAAGTTGACCGTATATTCGTAGTTCCTTATTATTCTTGCCTTTCCtggccaaagaaagagaaaatctgATCTTGACTTTCCTCTTGTCCCATCTCCACCATCCTTTTTTTTGGAACGTCGGCATGCAAAATGGCAAGCCTTCCGGTCACAAAATTAGTAAAATAGATAagtcattttccctttattcttttttggcccatcatttttatatataaaaaaaaaacacccaagaattgagaaaagataaaaccaaataaaaaaaaaatttgagcttCGTGCACTCGCCAGCCACCAAAGCTctaccactctctctctctccgcagCCATTGAATCttccgccaccgccaccgcgcAAGGCTCGATTTTTCTCACAATTCGATCGAAGAAATCGTCATCTCGATTCAACccatttctctttctccctctcatGAGCTTCTGGATTCGTCGCGAGGGTCGAATCCGTCGTTCGCCGCCGCAGCAGCCTGCATGAGTTTGTGCGCGGGGGCTCGAGCAGCGGTCGGTCCTTCAGGCTCAGCCACTTgaattggaggaggaggaagctgCTCCGGATCGGTGACCCGCCATGCCCGTCTCCGTCGCCGTCTCCGTCGCGAGCCCGCCCTCGCTCCCCAGGGTCGctcgctcgccgccgccgccgccgcggcatTCCGCCCGCGTTCGCCGTCGCCTCGCTTCTTGCCGATGGGTGAACTTCAGCAGCCACCCGCTCGATTCCGGAAGGTTGGGTTTTTGCTTCTGACTTCTATGGGTGGTGTTTTTTTTTCGTTCGCCAGTTGATTTGGATGGGTTTTTATTCGATGAGccataggagagagagagcaggaaAGGtcgggctttttttttttttttttttttttgggttgtcaATTCGAAGTGATTGTGCTTGAAGGGGCGGTCACTGCAATCTGCTACGGTGTATCGAGAAATGATGCATGTTTGAGGACTAGAAGAGGAGTTGCAGTTGTGCTTTCTTGCTTCTCTGTGGTGTCTTGCTCACTTATTGAGGTGTCATTATTGCTAAGGAAATTGTGAGCTTAAGAAGGCTTTACTTAGTTATACTTTTGCTCTTGTACTGCTATTGCATCCAGAGACAAGGCAGAGATATTTCTTCTATGTATGGTACTGTTGTGTTCAACTACTGGGT
The nucleotide sequence above comes from Eucalyptus grandis isolate ANBG69807.140 chromosome 2, ASM1654582v1, whole genome shotgun sequence. Encoded proteins:
- the LOC104428282 gene encoding putative pectinesterase 52; amino-acid sequence: MQLLLAAPFAATLFCILLSSTSAADCGAGNNGLKGNTITVDQHGGGHFTSVQAAIDSVPSGNNEWISIRINPGTYKYRLPCSEMVTIPPDKPCIFLQGKGRDSTIITYNSHEQTDTSATFTSSPDNIVVQGITFKNSYNRYWKESNEPPLVQALAARVYGDKCVFFECGFLGLQDTLWDVQGRHYYGSCYMEGAIDFIFGSGQSIFEDCTMNVTATLPPYRLQYSCITAQGRASPGDPSGFVFERGAVIGSGPYLLGRAYGPYSRVVFHKTLLSAGVAPQGWDPWYFQGRKDNIMYAEVDCEGTGSDTSQRVQWEKHLDKTQLQYFSRSYFLDQEGWLANTPLGKTFES